The following coding sequences lie in one Syngnathus scovelli strain Florida chromosome 1, RoL_Ssco_1.2, whole genome shotgun sequence genomic window:
- the si:ch211-63p21.1 gene encoding uncharacterized protein si:ch211-63p21.1 isoform X1 — MTRYSEGYGTEEECVLSDPQGESDADADIEDADCRLQEPGSLQRISSRRRKRQRLARQDTTESEDDGSLSHASHRWNLRLSPDRTHSRTILEESISQVRPLVISRSSANKRTEAEPRTCGWAPPLAPPLVVLLLALAAAIASFLLPWVRT, encoded by the exons ATGACCCGTTATTCTGAGGGATACGGAACCGAG GAGGAGTGCGTTCTGTCCGACCCTCAGGGAGAAAGCGACGCCGACGCCGACATTGAGGACGCCGACTGCAG ACTCCAAGAGCCCGGGTCGCTGCAGAGAATCAGCTCACGGCGCCGCAAACGTCAACGTCTGGCTCGGCAGGACACCACTGAGAGTGAAGATGACGGCAGCCTCAGTCACGCCTCGCATCGGTGGAATCTGCGGCTCAGTCCGGACAGGACGCACAGCCGCACCATCCTGGAA GAAAGTATCTCACAAGTGAGGCCCCTCGTCATCTCCAGGTCCAGTGCGAACAAGCGGACAGAAGCGGAACCGCGAACGTGCGGGTGGGCGCCGCCCCTCGCGCCCCCGCTGGTTGTCCTATTGCTCGCACTCGCAGCCGCCATCGCGTCCTTCCTGCTCCCGTGGGTCAGAACCTGA
- the si:ch211-63p21.1 gene encoding uncharacterized protein si:ch211-63p21.1 isoform X2, with amino-acid sequence MTRYSEGYGTEEECVLSDPQGESDADADIEDADYSKSPGRCRESAHGAANVNVWLGRTPLRVKMTAASVTPRIGGICGSVRTGRTAAPSWKKVSHK; translated from the exons ATGACCCGTTATTCTGAGGGATACGGAACCGAG GAGGAGTGCGTTCTGTCCGACCCTCAGGGAGAAAGCGACGCCGACGCCGACATTGAGGACGCCGACT ACTCCAAGAGCCCGGGTCGCTGCAGAGAATCAGCTCACGGCGCCGCAAACGTCAACGTCTGGCTCGGCAGGACACCACTGAGAGTGAAGATGACGGCAGCCTCAGTCACGCCTCGCATCGGTGGAATCTGCGGCTCAGTCCGGACAGGACGCACAGCCGCACCATCCTGGAA GAAAGTATCTCACAAGTGA
- the ndrg2 gene encoding protein NDRG2 isoform X1 translates to MTTEMQEITITEDKPLLTGQADSSKQDAELAARILLDQGQEHSVETPHGVLHVTLHGTRNSRRPAILTFHDVGLDSKSCFLPLFKFEEMQEIVKNFTLIHIDAPGQEDGAAVYPAGYQYPSMETIAEMIPAILQYFNFRTVIGVGVGAGAYILTKFTLANPDSVEGLVLVNIDTNARGWMDWAAQKLSSVTSSLTEQIMTHLFSQEELSSNTDVVQSHRERINKAPHLLNIELFWKSYNSRRDLNLDRSSTFKCPVMLVVGDQAPYEDAAVECNSKLDPTTTSFLKMADAGGLPQLTQPAKLTEAFKYFIQGMGYMASSCMTRLSRSRTTSLSSSYSMEGSRSRSRTLSQGSQGGQMPPSPSQTMEVSC, encoded by the exons ATGACAACGGAAATGCAAGAGATCACCATCACGGAAGACAAGCCGCTGCTCACTGGTCAGGCCGACTCCAGCAAG CAGGATGCTGAGCTGGCAGCCAGGATCCTCCTGGACCAGGGCCAG GAGCACAGCGTGGAGACCCCTCACGGCGTCCTACACGTGACGCTGCACGGCACGCGCAACAGCCGTCGGCCCGCCATCCTCACCTTCCATGACGTCGGTCTGGACA GCAAGAGCTGCTTCTTGCCATTATTCAAGTTTGAGGAGATGCAAGAGATCGTAAAGAATTTTACACTGATCCACATCGACGCTCCGGGCCAAGAGGACGGGGCGGCCGTTTACCCGGCGGG CTATCAGTACCCATCCATGGAGACCATCGCAGAGATGATTCCTGCCATTTTGCAGTACTTCAA CTTCCGTACCGTGATTGGAGTGGGTGTAGGCGCCGGGGCGTACATCTTGACCAAATTCACA CTCGCTAACCCAGATTCTGTGGAGGGTTTAGTTCTGGTCAACATTGACACAAACGCTCGAGGGTGGATGGACTGGGCGGCTCAAAAG CTCAGCTCTGTGACCTCTTCGCTCACCGAGCAGATCATGACGCACCTCTTCAGCCAG GAGGAGCTGTCATCCAACACAGATGTGGTGCAGTCTCATAGAGAACGCATCAACAAAGCGCCTCACCTGCTCAACATAGAACTCTTTTGGAAATCCTACAACAG CCGCAGAGATTTGAACCTGGACCGCAGTAGCACCTTCAA GTGTCCCGTCATGTTGGTGGTGGGGGACCAAGCGCCGTACGAGGATGCCGCC GTGGAATGTAACAGCAAACTGGATCCCACCACCACCTCCTTCCTCAAG ATGGCGGACGCCGGCGGCCTGCCTCAGCTCACTCAG CCTGCCAAACTTACCGAGGCGTTCAAGTACTTCATCCAGGGAATGGGCTACA TGGCTTCCTCTTGCATGACCCGCCTGtcccgctcacgcaccacctcgCTGTCATCTTCGTACTCCATGGAAGGCTCGCGCTCGCGCTCGCGCACGCTGTCCCAGGGCTCGCAAGGGGGGCAGATGCCGCCCAGCCCTTCGCAGACCATGGAGGTGTCCTGCTGA
- the ndrg2 gene encoding protein NDRG2 isoform X2 translates to MTTEMQEITITEDKPLLTGQADSSKDAELAARILLDQGQEHSVETPHGVLHVTLHGTRNSRRPAILTFHDVGLDSKSCFLPLFKFEEMQEIVKNFTLIHIDAPGQEDGAAVYPAGYQYPSMETIAEMIPAILQYFNFRTVIGVGVGAGAYILTKFTLANPDSVEGLVLVNIDTNARGWMDWAAQKLSSVTSSLTEQIMTHLFSQEELSSNTDVVQSHRERINKAPHLLNIELFWKSYNSRRDLNLDRSSTFKCPVMLVVGDQAPYEDAAVECNSKLDPTTTSFLKMADAGGLPQLTQPAKLTEAFKYFIQGMGYMASSCMTRLSRSRTTSLSSSYSMEGSRSRSRTLSQGSQGGQMPPSPSQTMEVSC, encoded by the exons ATGACAACGGAAATGCAAGAGATCACCATCACGGAAGACAAGCCGCTGCTCACTGGTCAGGCCGACTCCAGCAAG GATGCTGAGCTGGCAGCCAGGATCCTCCTGGACCAGGGCCAG GAGCACAGCGTGGAGACCCCTCACGGCGTCCTACACGTGACGCTGCACGGCACGCGCAACAGCCGTCGGCCCGCCATCCTCACCTTCCATGACGTCGGTCTGGACA GCAAGAGCTGCTTCTTGCCATTATTCAAGTTTGAGGAGATGCAAGAGATCGTAAAGAATTTTACACTGATCCACATCGACGCTCCGGGCCAAGAGGACGGGGCGGCCGTTTACCCGGCGGG CTATCAGTACCCATCCATGGAGACCATCGCAGAGATGATTCCTGCCATTTTGCAGTACTTCAA CTTCCGTACCGTGATTGGAGTGGGTGTAGGCGCCGGGGCGTACATCTTGACCAAATTCACA CTCGCTAACCCAGATTCTGTGGAGGGTTTAGTTCTGGTCAACATTGACACAAACGCTCGAGGGTGGATGGACTGGGCGGCTCAAAAG CTCAGCTCTGTGACCTCTTCGCTCACCGAGCAGATCATGACGCACCTCTTCAGCCAG GAGGAGCTGTCATCCAACACAGATGTGGTGCAGTCTCATAGAGAACGCATCAACAAAGCGCCTCACCTGCTCAACATAGAACTCTTTTGGAAATCCTACAACAG CCGCAGAGATTTGAACCTGGACCGCAGTAGCACCTTCAA GTGTCCCGTCATGTTGGTGGTGGGGGACCAAGCGCCGTACGAGGATGCCGCC GTGGAATGTAACAGCAAACTGGATCCCACCACCACCTCCTTCCTCAAG ATGGCGGACGCCGGCGGCCTGCCTCAGCTCACTCAG CCTGCCAAACTTACCGAGGCGTTCAAGTACTTCATCCAGGGAATGGGCTACA TGGCTTCCTCTTGCATGACCCGCCTGtcccgctcacgcaccacctcgCTGTCATCTTCGTACTCCATGGAAGGCTCGCGCTCGCGCTCGCGCACGCTGTCCCAGGGCTCGCAAGGGGGGCAGATGCCGCCCAGCCCTTCGCAGACCATGGAGGTGTCCTGCTGA